Proteins from one Arcobacter sp. F2176 genomic window:
- the lpxD gene encoding UDP-3-O-(3-hydroxymyristoyl)glucosamine N-acyltransferase produces MKLKDIAVALDIKCDSDIEISGLNTLLDSTSEELTFLENNKYANDLEKTTAAAVLVKKDFISRVPTNTVALVCDEPYVKLALASKLFAPKVVESDGKDCIVGENTTIMPNVYLGKGSSIGIGCTIMTGAYIGDNVTIGNNTIIYPNVSVYRDCNIGNDCIVHAGTVIGSDGFGFAQSKGKYIKIYQNGNVEIGNDVEIGANTSIDRAAFKSTIISDGVRIDNLVHIAHNCKLGVGCILTGQVGLSGTTTLNEYVIMGGQSATAGHLEVAPFTTIAARGGVTKSIKEPKKQWAGFPLFEHKTWLKVQAKISKLL; encoded by the coding sequence TTGAAATTAAAAGATATAGCAGTAGCATTAGATATAAAATGCGACAGCGACATAGAGATAAGTGGATTAAATACATTACTTGATTCAACTTCAGAAGAACTAACATTTTTAGAAAATAATAAATATGCAAATGATTTAGAAAAAACTACAGCAGCAGCTGTTTTAGTTAAAAAAGATTTTATCTCAAGAGTTCCTACAAATACTGTTGCTCTTGTATGTGATGAACCTTATGTTAAGCTAGCTCTTGCTTCAAAACTATTTGCACCTAAAGTTGTAGAAAGTGATGGGAAAGATTGTATTGTAGGTGAAAATACTACAATAATGCCAAATGTATATTTAGGTAAAGGCTCTAGTATTGGTATAGGTTGTACTATTATGACTGGTGCTTATATTGGAGATAATGTTACTATTGGAAATAATACTATTATTTATCCAAATGTTTCTGTATATAGAGATTGTAATATAGGCAATGATTGTATAGTCCACGCAGGAACTGTAATAGGTAGTGATGGTTTTGGTTTTGCCCAAAGTAAAGGTAAATATATAAAAATTTATCAAAATGGTAATGTTGAAATTGGAAATGATGTTGAAATTGGTGCAAATACTTCTATTGATAGAGCTGCTTTTAAATCAACAATTATAAGTGATGGGGTAAGAATTGATAATTTAGTACATATTGCTCATAACTGTAAACTGGGAGTTGGATGTATATTAACAGGACAAGTTGGGTTATCAGGAACAACAACATTAAATGAATATGTTATTATGGGTGGACAAAGTGCAACGGCAGGACATTTAGAAGTTGCACCTTTTACTACAATTGCTGCTCGTGGTGGAGTTACAAAAAGTATAAAAGAACCAAAAAAACAATGGGCAGGGTTCCCTTTGTTTGAACATAAAACTTGGCTTAAAGTACAAGCTAAAATTTCTAAATTATTATAA
- the ilvN gene encoding acetolactate synthase small subunit — protein sequence MNNFNHYYDSENARKVISVIVLNENNVLSRIAGLFSARGYNIDSLTVAPISDSEYSRMTIVTTGDRRVIDQIVKQLNKLIPVLRVNEHFDVVEKETVLVKIPVDQNLSDVDVLARAYNGSIQNVTQDCIIISATDEPSRIANFVKVIKNYNPIEIVKSGVVAMER from the coding sequence ATGAATAATTTTAATCACTACTATGATTCAGAAAATGCAAGAAAAGTTATCTCTGTAATTGTTTTAAATGAAAATAATGTTTTATCTAGAATCGCAGGTCTTTTTTCTGCAAGAGGATATAATATTGACTCTTTAACCGTTGCCCCTATTAGTGATTCAGAATACTCAAGAATGACAATTGTGACAACAGGTGATAGAAGAGTGATTGACCAAATTGTTAAGCAATTGAATAAATTAATTCCTGTTTTAAGAGTAAATGAGCATTTTGATGTTGTAGAAAAAGAGACAGTTCTTGTAAAAATACCAGTTGATCAAAATTTAAGTGATGTAGATGTACTCGCTCGTGCTTATAATGGTTCAATTCAAAATGTAACTCAAGATTGTATTATTATCTCTGCAACAGATGAACCAAGCAGAATTGCAAACTTTGTAAAAGTTATCAAAAACTACAACCCAATAGAAATAGTTAAAAGTGGTGTAGTTGCAATGGAACGATAA
- a CDS encoding acetolactate synthase large subunit, producing the protein MKMTGAKMVTESLKNEGVEVVFGYPGGAIMNVYDEIYKQTHFEHILTRHEQAAIHAAEGYAKATGKVGVSIVTSGPGFTNAVTGLADAYMDSIPLVVITGQVPTTIIGTDGFQEIDAVGISRPCTKHNYLVNKLEDLPRIIKEAFHIASTGRPGPVHVDIPKDITAEVGDFLYPAEVNLPTYKPTVNYNKKQLKRAMQAIAKAKKPLLYIGGGAILSNCAYEIRELAEKLNIPAVETLMARGVMGHTNPLLLGMLGMHGEYAANMAAHETDLLISLGARFDDRVTGRLDEFAKKAKVIHVDIDPASIAKLVHTNFPIVGDLKVTVQGMIDSIGEFEFNDYTNWVALLQDYRVQHPLAFKDSDVKIKPQWPIVRVGELVGDRAIISTDVGQHQMWSAQFYPFSYPRQWNTSGGLGTMGFGLPGAMGVAKARPDKVSINFTGDGSILMNIQELMTCVEQKLPVINIILNNNYLGMVRQWQTMFYENRLSETDLSAQPDFVKLVEAFGGIGYRVTTKKEFDEALKDAMKKKVVAMIEVIVDRNEEVLPMVPNGHALNEMMLLGDNNE; encoded by the coding sequence ATGAAAATGACAGGCGCAAAAATGGTAACAGAATCATTAAAAAATGAAGGGGTAGAAGTTGTATTCGGTTACCCTGGCGGCGCTATTATGAATGTCTACGATGAAATTTACAAACAAACACATTTTGAACATATATTGACTAGACATGAACAGGCAGCTATTCACGCAGCTGAAGGATATGCAAAAGCAACAGGAAAAGTAGGTGTTTCTATAGTTACTTCTGGACCTGGGTTTACAAATGCAGTTACAGGATTAGCTGATGCTTATATGGATTCTATTCCTTTAGTTGTAATTACAGGACAAGTACCAACAACAATCATTGGTACTGATGGTTTTCAAGAAATTGACGCAGTTGGAATCTCTAGACCTTGTACTAAACATAACTATTTAGTTAATAAACTTGAAGATTTACCAAGAATTATTAAAGAAGCATTTCATATAGCTAGTACTGGAAGGCCAGGGCCAGTTCATGTTGATATTCCAAAAGATATTACAGCTGAAGTTGGGGACTTCTTATATCCAGCAGAGGTTAATTTACCAACTTATAAACCAACAGTTAATTACAATAAAAAGCAACTAAAAAGAGCAATGCAAGCTATTGCAAAAGCTAAAAAACCATTGCTTTATATTGGTGGTGGAGCCATTTTATCAAATTGTGCATATGAGATAAGGGAATTAGCAGAAAAACTAAATATCCCTGCTGTTGAAACTCTTATGGCAAGAGGAGTTATGGGACATACAAATCCATTACTACTTGGTATGTTAGGAATGCATGGAGAATATGCAGCTAATATGGCAGCACATGAAACAGATTTGCTTATTTCTTTAGGTGCAAGATTTGACGATAGAGTTACTGGAAGACTTGATGAATTTGCTAAAAAAGCAAAAGTTATTCATGTGGACATTGATCCAGCTTCTATTGCAAAACTTGTACATACAAACTTTCCAATAGTTGGAGATTTAAAAGTTACTGTTCAAGGAATGATTGATTCAATAGGGGAATTCGAATTTAATGATTATACTAATTGGGTAGCCCTATTACAAGATTATAGAGTTCAACATCCCTTAGCATTTAAAGACTCTGATGTAAAAATTAAACCACAATGGCCAATAGTAAGAGTTGGTGAACTTGTTGGAGATAGAGCAATTATCTCAACTGATGTTGGACAACATCAAATGTGGTCAGCTCAATTTTATCCATTCTCTTATCCTAGACAATGGAATACTTCAGGTGGATTAGGAACTATGGGATTTGGATTACCAGGTGCTATGGGTGTTGCAAAAGCAAGACCTGATAAAGTTTCTATAAATTTTACAGGTGATGGTTCTATTTTGATGAATATTCAAGAACTTATGACTTGTGTTGAACAAAAACTTCCAGTTATTAATATTATTTTAAATAATAATTATCTTGGAATGGTAAGACAATGGCAAACAATGTTTTATGAAAATAGATTATCTGAAACTGATTTAAGTGCACAACCTGATTTCGTAAAACTTGTTGAAGCTTTTGGTGGAATAGGGTATAGAGTTACTACTAAAAAAGAGTTTGATGAAGCATTAAAAGATGCAATGAAGAAAAAAGTAGTTGCAATGATAGAAGTTATAGTTGATAGAAATGAAGAGGTTTTACCAATGGTTCCAAATGGACATGCACTAAATGAAATGATGCTTTTAGGAGATAACAATGAATAA
- a CDS encoding exopolyphosphatase, which yields MRNIVSVDLGSNSFRTLLYDGLNHKIIDEYQEVVGMADGLIDTRKISIEAQNRVIAAVKRSIEKLKFNPKDAICVTTAAMRIADNSKEVLKRFKDECGLEFKIINGDEEARLTLLAVKYALKREKKESEHFALIDIGGGSTELIVNNGNEYFAKSFDIGIVTLSQKYKNNQNKLLIELDGRKKEISLFIKSLNINLDKFNFVATAGTPTTIAAVKLGLNFNNYDRNLINGTQLSLEEIENFLYKFRTLSKEEIFDLVGGGRIDFIESGVFIFKLFYTILNKDKSIVFDDGLREGVAIDHALKLSN from the coding sequence ATGAGAAATATTGTATCCGTAGATTTGGGTTCTAATTCTTTTAGAACCTTACTTTATGATGGTTTAAATCATAAAATCATAGATGAATATCAAGAAGTTGTAGGTATGGCTGATGGATTGATTGATACTAGAAAAATTTCAATTGAAGCTCAAAATAGAGTAATAGCAGCTGTTAAAAGATCGATTGAAAAGCTAAAATTTAATCCAAAAGATGCAATTTGTGTAACAACTGCAGCTATGCGAATAGCAGATAATTCTAAAGAAGTATTAAAAAGATTTAAAGATGAATGTGGTCTTGAATTTAAAATAATAAATGGTGATGAAGAAGCAAGATTGACTCTTCTAGCTGTTAAATATGCTTTAAAAAGAGAAAAAAAAGAGTCTGAACATTTTGCTTTAATTGATATTGGTGGTGGTTCTACAGAGTTAATTGTTAATAATGGGAACGAATACTTTGCAAAAAGTTTTGATATTGGAATTGTAACTTTATCTCAAAAGTATAAAAATAATCAAAATAAATTATTAATAGAATTAGATGGAAGAAAAAAAGAGATTTCTCTTTTTATAAAAAGTTTAAATATCAACTTAGATAAGTTTAATTTTGTGGCAACTGCTGGAACACCTACAACTATTGCTGCAGTAAAATTGGGACTTAATTTTAATAATTATGATAGAAATCTTATAAATGGAACCCAATTATCACTTGAAGAAATAGAAAATTTTTTATATAAATTTAGAACATTATCAAAAGAAGAAATATTTGATTTAGTAGGTGGTGGAAGAATCGATTTTATTGAGTCTGGAGTATTTATTTTTAAACTGTTTTATACTATTTTGAATAAAGACAAGTCAATAGTTTTTGACGATGGTTTAAGAGAAGGTGTAGCAATAGATCATGCTTTAAAATTATCCAATTAA
- a CDS encoding phosphatidylcholine/phosphatidylserine synthase, with amino-acid sequence MGFLFNKYNHFNLANLATFFNIGAGILAIYFITHGQFFGAALFAWIAGAFDIVDGKIARKYNLSTEFGIQLDSYADFLSFVIVPSMFIYFAIIDGKELELNTILVLFTFIYYIISGLRRLIKFNIDAQEGQVEKYFTGIPTPLGAILLFVVYLIWLTGILPETIVLISMIIIGYLLNSKIKIPHP; translated from the coding sequence TTGGGTTTTTTATTTAATAAATATAATCATTTTAATCTAGCTAATTTAGCTACATTTTTTAATATAGGTGCTGGTATATTAGCAATATATTTTATAACACATGGACAGTTTTTTGGTGCGGCGCTTTTTGCTTGGATTGCAGGAGCATTTGATATCGTTGATGGAAAAATCGCAAGAAAATATAACTTATCAACAGAGTTTGGAATACAGTTAGATTCTTATGCTGATTTTTTATCTTTTGTTATTGTGCCTAGTATGTTTATTTATTTTGCGATAATTGATGGTAAAGAATTAGAGTTAAATACAATACTTGTATTATTTACTTTTATATATTACATTATTTCAGGACTTAGAAGATTGATAAAATTTAATATCGATGCACAAGAAGGTCAAGTAGAAAAATATTTTACAGGTATTCCTACACCCCTTGGTGCTATTTTACTTTTTGTTGTGTATCTTATTTGGTTAACAGGAATTTTACCTGAAACTATAGTTTTAATATCTATGATTATTATAGGTTATTTACTTAATTCAAAAATTAAAATTCCACATCCTTAA
- a CDS encoding GGDEF domain-containing protein: MASFIFNSQIENLKKQIDKIYFGNFIPVTNLQNISSSYKDMIICLQNREKLCSIKKSQRIIQSNWNAYFKAYKTIQERKVVDSIDEDIKVSFMDKNNMKYTIMIQKINFLIEYEINNARKQRKEFLNRYENMKKLLFYNIIALVIFSFAIFIYLTYSIIKKDNHLTILNKKYKIESITDSMTLLYNRGYFDTIFDSIPVVSNSNKWQTAFIMFDIDFFKQYNDTYGHDMGDKTLKAVANELKKYFNKEYEYVFRLGGEEFGAILFDVDKEILENCLSAILKLVEFLKIEHKESKANKYVTVSIGAVIYEPGSNISTNRLYKLADEKLYKSKQNGRNQYTI, translated from the coding sequence ATGGCTAGTTTTATATTCAACTCACAAATTGAAAACCTAAAAAAACAAATAGATAAAATATATTTTGGCAACTTTATTCCTGTTACAAATCTTCAAAACATATCTTCAAGTTACAAAGATATGATTATCTGTCTTCAAAATAGAGAAAAACTTTGTTCAATCAAAAAAAGTCAAAGAATAATTCAATCAAATTGGAATGCATATTTTAAAGCTTATAAAACTATACAAGAGAGAAAAGTTGTTGATTCTATAGATGAAGATATAAAAGTTTCATTTATGGATAAGAATAACATGAAATATACAATTATGATTCAAAAAATAAATTTTTTAATTGAATATGAAATAAATAATGCTAGAAAACAAAGAAAAGAGTTTTTAAATAGATATGAGAATATGAAAAAACTACTTTTTTATAATATCATTGCTTTAGTTATTTTCTCTTTTGCTATTTTTATTTATTTAACATATAGTATTATAAAAAAAGATAACCATCTAACAATATTGAACAAAAAATATAAAATAGAATCTATAACAGATTCAATGACATTGTTATATAATAGAGGATATTTTGATACAATATTTGATAGTATTCCAGTTGTATCAAATTCAAATAAATGGCAAACTGCTTTTATAATGTTTGATATTGATTTTTTCAAACAGTATAATGATACTTATGGTCATGATATGGGAGATAAAACCCTAAAAGCTGTTGCAAATGAATTGAAAAAATACTTTAACAAAGAGTATGAGTATGTTTTTAGGTTAGGTGGAGAAGAGTTTGGTGCTATATTATTTGATGTTGACAAAGAAATTTTAGAAAATTGTTTAAGTGCAATTTTAAAACTAGTTGAGTTTTTAAAAATTGAACACAAAGAGAGTAAAGCAAATAAATATGTAACAGTATCTATTGGAGCTGTTATTTATGAACCAGGTTCAAATATATCTACAAATAGATTGTATAAACTTGCTGATGAAAAGTTATATAAGTCTAAACAAAATGGTAGAAACCAATATACAATATAA
- the trxC gene encoding thioredoxin TrxC — protein MDKIKVVCSFCNSVNSIPKKDSYKVANCGKCKESLLNTKPLDLNDSNFDLQIVNSDIPVVVDFWAPWCGPCKMFAPTFEEVSSKYPLKAKFAKVNTEVEQKLGSKYQIRSIPTLIIYKAGKEMERVSGALDSARLNMLINKYI, from the coding sequence ATGGATAAGATAAAAGTAGTTTGTTCTTTTTGTAATAGTGTAAATTCTATTCCCAAAAAAGATAGTTATAAAGTAGCTAATTGTGGTAAATGCAAAGAATCACTTCTAAATACAAAACCACTTGATTTAAATGACTCAAACTTTGATTTACAAATTGTAAATTCTGATATTCCTGTAGTTGTAGATTTTTGGGCACCTTGGTGTGGACCTTGTAAAATGTTTGCACCAACATTTGAAGAAGTTAGTAGTAAATACCCTTTAAAAGCAAAGTTTGCAAAAGTAAATACAGAAGTTGAACAAAAATTAGGCTCTAAGTATCAAATACGCTCAATTCCTACTTTAATTATTTATAAAGCAGGAAAAGAGATGGAAAGAGTATCAGGAGCATTGGATTCTGCAAGATTAAATATGTTGATTAATAAATATATTTAA
- a CDS encoding ATP-binding protein, whose product MIELSKKISSVVGRTNAEYGLIKEGDRVLVGFSGGKDSTTLIHALNHIKRVTPFDFEFKAVTVTYGMGEQVEFLSKHCAKHGIEHEIIDTEIFELSKEKIRKNSSFCSFFSRMRRGYLYSTAQEQGYNKLALGHHLDDAMESFFMNFLYNGALRSMPPRYKAENGLEVIRPLIFCRERQLRAFATTNEISVIGDEACPAMRFDIKMPHARAATKELLEKMEEENPQMFVSMKAAFKNIQTSTFFDKELLD is encoded by the coding sequence TTGATTGAATTAAGTAAAAAAATTTCAAGTGTAGTTGGACGAACAAATGCGGAGTATGGTTTAATAAAAGAAGGTGATAGAGTTTTAGTTGGATTTTCAGGTGGAAAAGACTCTACTACATTAATTCATGCATTAAATCATATAAAAAGAGTTACACCATTTGATTTTGAATTTAAAGCAGTTACTGTAACTTATGGTATGGGAGAACAAGTTGAATTCTTGTCAAAACATTGTGCCAAGCATGGAATAGAACATGAGATTATTGATACAGAAATTTTTGAATTATCAAAAGAAAAAATAAGAAAAAACTCTTCTTTTTGTTCATTTTTCTCAAGAATGAGAAGAGGGTATTTATACTCAACTGCACAAGAACAAGGATATAATAAATTGGCTTTAGGACATCACTTAGATGATGCAATGGAATCATTTTTTATGAATTTCTTATATAATGGAGCTTTGAGATCTATGCCTCCTAGATATAAAGCTGAGAATGGACTAGAAGTAATAAGACCTCTTATTTTTTGTAGAGAGAGACAATTAAGAGCTTTTGCAACAACAAATGAAATAAGTGTAATAGGTGATGAAGCTTGTCCTGCAATGCGATTTGATATTAAAATGCCACATGCAAGAGCTGCAACAAAAGAGTTATTAGAAAAAATGGAAGAAGAAAATCCTCAAATGTTTGTTTCTATGAAAGCAGCATTTAAAAACATCCAAACTTCAACTTTTTTTGATAAAGAGTTATTAGATTAA
- a CDS encoding methyl-accepting chemotaxis protein, translated as MFGLKNLKIGSKVLIAPSIALLFLLTLAIFANNSLTSNKNTLKEIVEVKFELYQTSSKFLADIELYNGILYKVFNYVTGAYDEPEINAEIKKLNDIRTVVDEDYKKLLKSVVHDEKIKKLIKDIDVNLKDYNGQITDAMNDVMNIYLDKILESDIPFTKISKDLNSINEFAYKQNNLSYELALKKIEKTRYTLYTLVAVVISLLFFIIIGVTNSIKKPLVIFQDGLLDFFQYLNQEKSDAKEIQLNSSDELGTMAKIINNSITKTKITIEKDRVLVDSAIHCANEAKKGILDVSISGDTPNPTLHELKEVINQMLFVVKENIQNAMNVLSSYTNYDYRAKIDTTHMEGDLKALCDDINNLGLAITTMLIENKKMGVDLSTNAHKLSKGVDSLTISANNQAASLEESAAAIEEITSNMKNSSNNIVQMNTYANEVSNSVTQGEELASRTASSMDKINEQTQSIAEAITIIDQIAFQTNILSLNAAVEAATAGEAGKGFAVVAQEVRNLASRSAEAAHEIKELVENATEKTNEGKKISTDMINGYERLNKNIHNTLSLISEVSNASKEQFSAMEQINSTINKLDQVTQQNAVVASEANHVANEVNKIAEKVVENTNKKEFHEEI; from the coding sequence ATGTTTGGACTAAAAAATCTAAAAATTGGTTCTAAAGTTCTAATTGCACCAAGTATTGCTTTACTATTTTTATTAACATTAGCAATATTTGCAAATAACTCTTTAACTTCAAATAAAAATACATTAAAAGAAATAGTTGAAGTGAAGTTTGAACTTTATCAAACAAGTAGTAAGTTTTTGGCTGATATTGAGTTATATAATGGAATTTTATACAAAGTTTTTAATTATGTAACTGGTGCATATGATGAACCAGAAATCAATGCAGAAATAAAAAAACTAAATGATATTAGAACAGTAGTTGATGAAGATTATAAAAAACTATTAAAATCAGTTGTACATGATGAAAAAATAAAAAAATTAATTAAAGATATTGATGTTAATTTAAAAGATTATAATGGACAAATTACTGATGCAATGAATGATGTTATGAATATTTACTTAGATAAAATTTTAGAGAGTGATATTCCTTTTACTAAAATTTCTAAAGATTTAAATAGTATCAATGAATTTGCATATAAACAAAATAATTTAAGTTATGAATTGGCTTTAAAGAAGATAGAAAAGACTAGATATACTCTATATACACTTGTTGCTGTGGTTATAAGTTTATTATTTTTTATTATTATTGGAGTTACTAATTCAATTAAAAAGCCTCTTGTTATATTTCAAGATGGATTATTAGATTTTTTCCAATATTTAAATCAAGAAAAAAGTGATGCAAAAGAGATTCAATTAAATTCTTCTGATGAGTTAGGAACTATGGCTAAGATTATAAATAATAGTATTACAAAAACAAAAATTACTATTGAAAAAGATAGAGTATTAGTTGATAGTGCAATTCATTGTGCAAATGAGGCAAAAAAAGGTATTTTAGATGTATCTATTAGTGGAGATACTCCAAATCCTACTTTACATGAATTGAAAGAAGTTATTAACCAAATGCTTTTTGTAGTAAAAGAGAATATTCAAAATGCAATGAATGTATTATCTTCTTATACAAATTATGATTATAGAGCTAAAATAGATACAACTCATATGGAAGGTGATTTAAAAGCACTTTGTGATGATATAAATAATTTAGGGCTTGCAATAACGACTATGTTAATTGAAAATAAAAAGATGGGAGTAGATTTATCAACAAATGCACATAAATTGTCAAAAGGTGTAGATAGCTTAACTATTTCAGCAAATAACCAAGCTGCATCATTAGAAGAATCTGCTGCTGCAATTGAAGAGATAACATCAAATATGAAAAATAGTTCAAATAATATAGTACAAATGAACACTTATGCAAATGAAGTTTCCAATTCAGTAACACAAGGCGAAGAGTTAGCTTCAAGAACAGCTTCTTCTATGGATAAAATAAATGAACAAACTCAATCAATAGCAGAAGCAATTACAATAATTGATCAAATAGCATTTCAAACAAATATTTTAAGTCTTAATGCAGCAGTTGAAGCAGCAACTGCTGGTGAAGCTGGGAAAGGCTTTGCTGTAGTTGCGCAAGAGGTTAGAAATCTAGCTTCAAGAAGTGCTGAAGCAGCACATGAAATAAAAGAGTTGGTTGAAAATGCAACAGAAAAAACAAATGAAGGTAAAAAAATATCAACTGATATGATAAATGGATATGAAAGATTAAATAAAAATATTCATAATACCTTATCTCTTATTTCAGAAGTTTCGAATGCTTCAAAAGAACAATTTAGTGCGATGGAACAAATTAATAGTACGATTAACAAATTAGATCAAGTAACTCAACAAAATGCAGTTGTTGCATCTGAGGCTAATCATGTAGCTAATGAAGTAAATAAAATAGCAGAGAAAGTTGTAGAAAATACAAATAAAAAAGAATTTCACGAAGAAATTTGA
- a CDS encoding FMN-binding glutamate synthase family protein: METWFIVLVVFGLGIFMWYVHDKYVQRTHQILVNYPIVGRLRFVFQEFREPFRQYFGDEKFYESMDKLDWVYSASRDKVNFASFSPSQPLPKPKFMLRHTNIVLNEDEIDNEFSVTFGENREKPFVANSILGRGPMSDGSISPEGTRAFVYGAKDGDFPINSGEGGLTSNFFVTHYNYDTKYMKEVTGNALQHKIFRLSKILFNEPVAIDFYRRGLFKKDLEADTYVFNKDKECFFRPNWEAPIEAFPNEVPEDMPDIILQISSGLYGVRSRDGKFDKERYKKQMSFCKMTEIKIAQGAKQTGGKLIAEKVTPSIAYYRNIEAHKDAFSPNRFPYANTTEELFDFIGELQEASKKPVGIKIVISDYDNIVPIAKEIKRREELGLPYPDYISIDGGSGGSATAPLDMMERIGMDIRDALYLVDKVLKDYEVRDKVKLSASGKILTPDDVIITLCLGADFVQIARGFMMSAGCIRARYCSGAGEHQCPVGLATQDIKKRKHYFVKKHASNVKNYHKNILKSMKSLLAVMGLKNVNQLNKDKLIFLDKDSIIHDDMDALFERRILIKK; this comes from the coding sequence ATGGAAACTTGGTTTATAGTATTAGTAGTTTTTGGTTTAGGTATATTTATGTGGTATGTCCATGATAAATATGTTCAAAGAACACATCAAATTTTAGTTAATTATCCAATTGTTGGCCGTTTGAGATTTGTTTTCCAAGAGTTTAGAGAACCTTTTAGACAATATTTTGGTGATGAAAAATTTTATGAATCAATGGATAAACTAGATTGGGTATATAGTGCTTCAAGGGATAAAGTCAATTTTGCATCTTTTTCACCTTCTCAGCCATTACCTAAACCAAAATTTATGTTAAGACACACGAACATTGTATTAAATGAAGATGAAATTGATAATGAGTTTTCAGTTACATTTGGTGAAAATAGAGAAAAACCCTTTGTGGCAAATTCGATTTTAGGTCGTGGGCCGATGAGTGATGGGTCTATTTCTCCTGAGGGGACTAGAGCTTTTGTTTATGGAGCAAAAGATGGTGATTTTCCAATAAATTCAGGTGAGGGTGGATTGACTTCAAACTTTTTCGTAACACATTATAATTATGATACAAAGTATATGAAAGAAGTTACTGGTAATGCTTTACAGCATAAGATTTTTAGATTATCGAAAATCTTATTCAATGAACCAGTAGCTATTGATTTTTATAGAAGAGGTCTATTTAAAAAGGACTTAGAAGCAGATACTTATGTTTTTAATAAAGATAAAGAGTGTTTTTTTAGACCTAATTGGGAGGCACCTATTGAAGCTTTCCCAAATGAAGTACCTGAAGATATGCCAGATATTATTTTACAAATAAGTTCAGGTTTATATGGTGTTAGATCAAGAGATGGAAAGTTTGATAAAGAGCGTTATAAAAAACAAATGAGTTTTTGTAAAATGACTGAGATAAAAATTGCTCAAGGTGCTAAACAAACAGGTGGTAAATTAATCGCTGAAAAAGTAACTCCTTCAATTGCTTATTATAGGAATATTGAAGCACACAAAGATGCTTTTTCTCCTAATAGATTTCCTTATGCTAATACTACTGAAGAGTTATTTGATTTTATAGGTGAACTACAAGAAGCATCAAAAAAACCAGTAGGAATAAAAATAGTTATTTCTGATTATGACAATATAGTTCCAATTGCAAAAGAGATAAAAAGAAGAGAAGAGTTAGGTTTACCTTATCCTGATTATATCTCTATTGATGGTGGAAGTGGAGGTAGTGCTACTGCACCATTAGATATGATGGAAAGAATTGGTATGGATATTAGAGATGCTTTATACTTAGTAGATAAAGTTTTAAAAGATTATGAAGTTAGAGACAAAGTTAAATTATCAGCAAGTGGTAAAATCTTGACTCCGGATGATGTAATAATTACACTTTGTTTAGGTGCTGATTTTGTACAAATTGCCCGAGGCTTTATGATGAGTGCAGGGTGTATTCGTGCAAGATATTGTTCAGGTGCTGGAGAACATCAATGTCCTGTTGGATTAGCAACACAAGACATTAAAAAAAGAAAGCATTATTTTGTAAAAAAACATGCTAGTAATGTTAAAAACTATCATAAAAATATTTTAAAAAGTATGAAAAGTTTACTTGCAGTAATGGGATTGAAAAATGTCAATCAACTAAATAAAGATAAATTAATTTTCTTAGATAAAGATTCAATTATTCATGATGATATGGATGCTTTATTTGAGAGAAGAATATTAATCAAAAAATAA